A genomic region of Magnolia sinica isolate HGM2019 chromosome 6, MsV1, whole genome shotgun sequence contains the following coding sequences:
- the LOC131248117 gene encoding 10 kDa chaperonin 1, chloroplastic, with product MAASFVTLPKPFVLSSPPLKNSLPGFRRHGLRINAVAQKWEPSKVVPQADRVLIRLEELPQKSAGGVLLPKSAVKFERYLMGEVLSVGAEVGGVEAGKKVLFSDISAYEVDLGTDAKHCFCKAGDLLAVVE from the exons ATGGCTGCTTCCTTCGTCACACTACCAAAACCCTTCGTTCTCTCCTCACCTCCTCTCAAAAACTCCCTCCCAG GTTTCCGGAGACATGGCCTGAGAATCAACGCGGTGGCACAAAAATGGGAGCCCTCCAAG GTGGTGCCGCAAGCGGATAGAGTGTTGATTCGTTTGGAGGAGTTGCCTCAG AAATCAGCAGGTGGAGTTTTGTTGCCGAAATCAGCTGTTAAATTTGAGCGGTACCTAATGGGTGAG GTTCTTTCAGTTGGTGCTGAAGTTGGTGGAGTTGAAGCTGGGAAGAAG GTTCTTTTCTCGGATATCAGTGCATACGAG GTGGACCTGGGGACGGATGCGAAACACTGTTTCTGTAAAGCTGGCGATCTGCTGGCTGTGGTTGAATAG